One region of Myxocyprinus asiaticus isolate MX2 ecotype Aquarium Trade chromosome 38, UBuf_Myxa_2, whole genome shotgun sequence genomic DNA includes:
- the LOC127428671 gene encoding urokinase plasminogen activator surface receptor-like: MHSVSSFSSSPKMDQQVSFVLLFILFTGGYSLQCNLCIQNLTGSCEETTVTCPSGFSQCMSSKFKITGTSVNMKIKSCALPNDCQTGNVNLGTVKISSLCCNTDLCNIQDAPDPSSTPNGKQCYSCNGPDCSNVLSCSGNEDYCIKATGNIGGMSTTLKGCASKSVCDAATSIPNLVDVTCCQGNLCNSAKSFTQSLMLLLLPLFSYTLFH, translated from the exons ATGCACAGTGTTAGTTCATTCTCCTCTTCACCAAAGATGGATCAACAAGTCTCTTTTGTGCTGCTTTTCATTCTTTTCACTGGAG gatACTCTCTACAATGTAACTTGTGCATACAAAACCTTACGGGTTCTTGCGAAGAAACTACAGTAACATGCCCCAGTGGATTTTCCCAGTGTATGagttcaaaattcaaaataactg gCACTTCTGTGAACATGAAAATAAAGAGTTGTGCTCTGCCAAATGATTGTCAAACTGGGAACGTGAACCTCGGCACCGTTAAGATTTCTTCTTTGTGCTGCAACACTGACCTCTGTAATATCCAAGATGCTCCAG ATCCCAGCTCTACCCCCAATGGGAAGCAGTGTTACTCTTGCAATGGACCAGACTGCTCAAACGTGTTGAGTTGTTCAGGGAATGAAGACTACTGCATTAAAGCGACAG GGAATATTGGCGGCATGTCAACTACGTTAAAAGGATGTGCCTCTAAATCTGTCTGTGATGCCGCAACATCAATTCCAAATCTTGTAGATGTCACATGCTGTCAGGGGAACCTGTGTAACAGTGCAAAGAGCTTCACCCAAAGCCTCATGCTTCTCTTGTTGCCACTGTTCTCCTACACCCTGTTTCACTGA